From Lacerta agilis isolate rLacAgi1 chromosome Z, rLacAgi1.pri, whole genome shotgun sequence, the proteins below share one genomic window:
- the TENT5D gene encoding terminal nucleotidyltransferase 5D isoform X2, whose protein sequence is MMTEDLDPRFSFLTWEQIKILDQVLSEVIPIHGRGNFPTLEVKPKYIICAVKEQLIKNQIVVQDIRLNGSTASHILAKQDGPSYKDLDIIFSAELPNEHQFQVVKESVLNCILDFLPKGVNKEKITAKTMKDAYVQKMVKVSTDYDRWSLISLTNNSGKNVELKFVNSLRRQFEFSVDSFQIILNPVLDVYSNGDGELSEDSNLSIMAESMYGDFDEAMEHLKYKLIATKNPEEIRGGGLLKYSNLLVRDFKPANEAEIKSLERYMCSRFFIDFPDVTEQQRKIESYLRNHFIGEGKSKYDYLMTLRGIVDESTVCLMGHERRQTLNMITILALKVLGEQNIIPNAANVTCYYQPAPYISDRNFNNYYIAPRQPPIIYQPYSFHIPMQSGMV, encoded by the coding sequence ATGATGACTGAGGATTTAGATCCAAGATTCAGTTTTCTCACTTGGGAACAGATTAAAATACTGGATCAAGTGCTAAGTGAGGTGATCCCCATTCATGGCAGAGGGAATTTCCCGACGTTGGAGGTGAAGCCAAAATACATCATTTGTGCTGTCAAGGAGCAGCTGATCAAAAATCAGATCGTTGTCCAAGACATACGGCTGAATGGCTCCACAGCAAGCCACATCCTTGCAAAACAAGATGGTCCCAGCTACAAGGACCTGGATATCATTTTTTCTGCTGAGCTTCCAAATGAGCATCAGTTTCAGGTTGTGAAGGAGTCCGTCCTTAATTGTATCTTAGACTTCTTACCAAAAGGTGTCAACAAAGAAAAGATCACAGCAAAGACAATGAAGGATGCCTATGTGCAGAAGATGGTGAAAGTGTCTACAGATTATGATCGCTGGAGTCTTATCTCCTTGACAAACAACAGTGGAAAGAATGTTGAGCTTAAATTTGTCAATTCTCTCCGACGGCAGTTTGAGTTCAGTGTTGATTCCTTTCAGATAATCCTCAACCCTGTGTTAGATGTCTATAGCAATGGAGATGGTGAGCTATCAGAAGATTCTAATTTGTCCATCATGGCTGAAAGCATGTATGGAGACTTTGATGAGGCCATGGAGCACCTGAAGTACAAATTGATTGCCACAAAAAACCCCGAAGAGATCCGTGGTGGAGGccttttgaaatatagcaacctcCTGGTTCGGGATTTTAAGCCAGCAAATGAGGCAGAAATTAAATCTCTGGAACGTTACATGTGTTCTAGATTCTTCATTGATTTCCCTGATGTAACAGAGCAGCAGCGGAAGATTGAGTCATACTTGCGCAATCACTTCATTGGGGAAGGGAAGAGCAAGTATGACTACCTGATGACTCTGCGTGGGATCGTGGACGAGAGCACAGTCTGCCTTATGGGACACGAGCGAAGGCAGACGCTGAACATGATTACCATCTTGGCTCTCAAAGTGCTTGGAGAGCAGAATATCATTCCCAATGCAGCCAATGTCACATGCTACTATCAACCTGCTCCCTACATCAGCGACAGGAACTTCAACAATTACTATATTGCTCCTAGACAGCCACCCATTATCTACCAGCCCTATTCCTTTCACATTCCCATGCAGAGTGGCATGGTGTAG
- the TENT5D gene encoding terminal nucleotidyltransferase 5D isoform X1, which yields MQVSQGQRSFPSFAASPTTRSINLERPGNFCSLPADFMMTEDLDPRFSFLTWEQIKILDQVLSEVIPIHGRGNFPTLEVKPKYIICAVKEQLIKNQIVVQDIRLNGSTASHILAKQDGPSYKDLDIIFSAELPNEHQFQVVKESVLNCILDFLPKGVNKEKITAKTMKDAYVQKMVKVSTDYDRWSLISLTNNSGKNVELKFVNSLRRQFEFSVDSFQIILNPVLDVYSNGDGELSEDSNLSIMAESMYGDFDEAMEHLKYKLIATKNPEEIRGGGLLKYSNLLVRDFKPANEAEIKSLERYMCSRFFIDFPDVTEQQRKIESYLRNHFIGEGKSKYDYLMTLRGIVDESTVCLMGHERRQTLNMITILALKVLGEQNIIPNAANVTCYYQPAPYISDRNFNNYYIAPRQPPIIYQPYSFHIPMQSGMV from the coding sequence TTTACCAGCTGATTTCATGATGACTGAGGATTTAGATCCAAGATTCAGTTTTCTCACTTGGGAACAGATTAAAATACTGGATCAAGTGCTAAGTGAGGTGATCCCCATTCATGGCAGAGGGAATTTCCCGACGTTGGAGGTGAAGCCAAAATACATCATTTGTGCTGTCAAGGAGCAGCTGATCAAAAATCAGATCGTTGTCCAAGACATACGGCTGAATGGCTCCACAGCAAGCCACATCCTTGCAAAACAAGATGGTCCCAGCTACAAGGACCTGGATATCATTTTTTCTGCTGAGCTTCCAAATGAGCATCAGTTTCAGGTTGTGAAGGAGTCCGTCCTTAATTGTATCTTAGACTTCTTACCAAAAGGTGTCAACAAAGAAAAGATCACAGCAAAGACAATGAAGGATGCCTATGTGCAGAAGATGGTGAAAGTGTCTACAGATTATGATCGCTGGAGTCTTATCTCCTTGACAAACAACAGTGGAAAGAATGTTGAGCTTAAATTTGTCAATTCTCTCCGACGGCAGTTTGAGTTCAGTGTTGATTCCTTTCAGATAATCCTCAACCCTGTGTTAGATGTCTATAGCAATGGAGATGGTGAGCTATCAGAAGATTCTAATTTGTCCATCATGGCTGAAAGCATGTATGGAGACTTTGATGAGGCCATGGAGCACCTGAAGTACAAATTGATTGCCACAAAAAACCCCGAAGAGATCCGTGGTGGAGGccttttgaaatatagcaacctcCTGGTTCGGGATTTTAAGCCAGCAAATGAGGCAGAAATTAAATCTCTGGAACGTTACATGTGTTCTAGATTCTTCATTGATTTCCCTGATGTAACAGAGCAGCAGCGGAAGATTGAGTCATACTTGCGCAATCACTTCATTGGGGAAGGGAAGAGCAAGTATGACTACCTGATGACTCTGCGTGGGATCGTGGACGAGAGCACAGTCTGCCTTATGGGACACGAGCGAAGGCAGACGCTGAACATGATTACCATCTTGGCTCTCAAAGTGCTTGGAGAGCAGAATATCATTCCCAATGCAGCCAATGTCACATGCTACTATCAACCTGCTCCCTACATCAGCGACAGGAACTTCAACAATTACTATATTGCTCCTAGACAGCCACCCATTATCTACCAGCCCTATTCCTTTCACATTCCCATGCAGAGTGGCATGGTGTAG